The Geobacter metallireducens GS-15 region ATCGGCCCCGGCCTATCTCCTGGCCCAGCTTCTGAAAACGGCGGAGCGCCCCCTCCTCGTCATCGCCCCCGACGCCGACAGGGCCGCCGAGATCTGCACCGAGCTTCGCTTCTTCAGCGGGCGCCCCTTCGACGTCCTCTCCTTTCCCGCCTGGGACGTGGCCCCCTTCGAAAAGGGATCGCCCCACGCCGACGTGACCGGCCAGCGGCTCGCCTGCCTCCGCCGCCTCATGGACCGCAAGACGGCCGCCGTGGTGACCACACCGGACGCCCTCAGGCAGCGGGTGCTCCCCAGGACGATGCTGGACAACGCCTCCCTCTACTTCCTCCCCGGCGAGGAAAGCAACCGGGATGAATTTCTCGCAAAACTCGTCACCCTGGGCTACCTGAATGTCCCCCTGGTGGAAGACCGGGGAACCTTCGCCGTAAGGGGAGGGATCGTGGACATATTCCCCCCCGGTTTCGAACAGCCGGTGCGGATCGAGTTCTTCGGCGACTTCGTGGAGACCATCCGGGCCTTCGATCCCCTATCCCAGCGCTCCCTGGCTCCCCTGGAAGAGCTCCTTCTCCTCCCCTCCCGGGAGATGGTCCTGACCGATGAAGTGCTGAAGTCCGCCTCTCACCACATCAAGGCCCGCTGCGACGAGCTGGAAATATCCCCCGTGGCCCGGCGAGAACTTCTGGAGCAGCTACAGCAAGGCCTCTATCCCACCGGCGTAGAGTGGCTCCTCCCTCTCTTCCACCCCCGGTTGGAGACCCTCTTCGACTATGCCGGCGACGCAGTCCGGGTGGTGTTGGACCCGGAAGCCCTGGCCGAAGAGGACGAACGTTTCGACCGCGAACTGGTAACGGCCGAGGACCAGGCCCGGGAACGGGGAGACCTCTTCGCGTCACCGGCGGAATTCTTCCTGACAGCTTCGGAAACCGCCGGCAGCATCGAAGCGGGACGGCTCGTGACCATCCCCTACCTGACCGTAACCGGGGAGAGCGACGAAAAAACAGCCCTCGCCCTGGACATCCAGGAAAACACCGACCTCAAGGTGGATGTCTCCTCCGACAGCGAGCGGATCCTGAAGCCTCTGGTGACAAGGCTCAACGGCTGGCTGGAGGAACGGCAGCGGGTGATCGTCGCCTGCCACCAGCGGGGCCAGGCCCAGCGCCTCTACGAGCTCCTCTCCCACTACCCCCTCCCCCTGAACATCTCCGACCGCCCCTTCCCCGCCGAGCGGGAGCGGGACGACGGCAAGGTGGACGTTGTAATCGGCGACCTTTCACGGGGGTTCCGGCTCCCCGAAGAGAAGCTCATTGTTATCGCCGAAGAGGAGATCTTCGGCCGCCGCCAGAAGCGGCGCGGGGTCTCGGAGCTGCGCAAGAAGCAGATCATGACGTCGCTGGCCGAGCTGAAGCCCGGCGACTACATGGTCCACCTGGACCACGGCATCGGCATCTACCGGGGACTGCAACACATTTCCCTGAGCGGCTGCGCCGGGGACTTCATCCTCCTGGAGTACGCGGGGGGAGACAAGCTCTACCTCCCCGTGGACCGGCTGAACCTGGTCCAGCGCTACGTGGGGGCCGAGGGGCTCGAACCCCGGGTGGACAAGCTGGGGGGGACCTCCTGGGAAAAGGCCAAGGGGAAGGCCCGGGCCGCCGTCCAGGAGATGGCCGGAGAACTGCTCCAGATCTACGCTGCCCGCCAGCTCCACGAAGGGCATGCCTTCTCCCCCCCCGACGACCTCTACCGGGAGTTTGAGGCCTCCTTCGCCTACGAGGAGACCTCGGACCAGATGTCGGCCATCATGGATGTGATCGGCGACATGACGAGCGCGAAGCCCATGGACCGCCTTGTCTGCGGCGACGTCGGCTACGGCAAGACCGAGGTGGCCATGCGGGGGGCTTTCAAGGCGGTCATGGACGGGAAACAGGTGGCGGTGCTGGTCCCCACCACGGTCCTGGCCCAGCAGCACCTGGAAACCTTCAAGGCCCGTCTCGGCGCCTACCCGGTCACCGTAGAGATGCTCTCCCGCTTCCGCACGCCCAAGGAGCAGAAGGAAATCCTTGAGAAGGTGAAGAAAGGGGCCATCGACGTCATCATCGGTACCCATCGCCTGCTCCAGAGCGACGTGACCTTCAAGGACCTGGGGCTCCTCATCGTGGACGAGGAGCAGCGCTTCGGCGTCACCCACAAGGAAAAACTCAAGAAATACAAGGCGGTGGTGGATATCCTGACCCTCACCGCCACCCCGATCCCCCGGACCCTCTACATGTCCATGATGGGGATCCGGGATCTCTCCATCATCGACACCCCGCCCGTGGACCGGCTGGCGGTGAAGACCTTCGTGGCCCGCTCCTCCGACGACCTTATCCGGGAGGCGGTCATGCGGGAGCTGCGCCGGGGGGGGCAGATCTTCTTCGTCCACAACCGGGTCCAGTCCATCATGAACTGGGCCGAGCACCTGCGCCGCATCGTCCCCGAGGCGAAGATCGCCGTGGGGCACGGCCAGATGGACGAAGGGGAACTGGAGAAGGTGATGCTCGGCTTCATGCACGGGGAGACCAATCTCCTGCTCTGCACGACCATAATCGAGTCGGGGCTCGACATCCCCAACGCCAACACCCTCATCATCGACCGGGCGGACACCTTCGGCCTGGCCCAGCTCTACCAGCTTCGGGGTCGCGTCGGGCGCTCCAAGCAGCGGGCCTACGCCTACCTGCTGATCCCCGGCGAAGGGGCCATCTCGTCCGATGCCCGTGAACGGCTGAAGATTATTCAGGAACTGACGGAACTCGGCGCCGGTTTCCGGCTCGCCACCCATGATCTCGAAATCCGCGGCGCCGGCGACATCCTCGGGGCCAAGCAGTCGGGGAACATAGCCGCCGTTGGCTTTGACCTCTACACGGAGCTCCTGGAGGAGGCGATCCAGAACCTGAAGGGTGAGGAACGGCTGGAGCGGGTGGAGCCGGAGATCAACCTCCGCATCCCCGCCTTCGTTCCCGAGGATTACGTCCGGGAGCCGAACCAGCGGCTTATCATCTACAAGAAGCTCACCCAGGCCGAAAGCGAGGAAGAAGTGGACGAAGTCATGGCGGAACTGGTGGACCGCTTCGGCAAGCTTCCCCTGGCCGCCACGTACCTCCTGGAAGTGATGAAGCTGCGGATTCACTTCAAGCGCTTCCTGATCACCATGGCGGAATTCGACGGCAGGCGCCTCTGCCTCAGCTTCCACCAGAAGACGCCGGTCCCTCCGGATACCATCATCGGACTCATCCGTTCAAACCCGAAGCGATACCAGTTCTCACCGGACTTCCGGCTTACGGCGGAGCTTGCCGACACCTCCTTCGAGGGGGTCCTGGAAGAGGCCAGAAATCTCTTGAAAAGGCTTGGGTGATGTGCTAGCTTCCGTAAGATTCTTCAATACTTAATGAGCCTGAAAAGGAGTTTCAACGTGAAACGAACAGCGGTTCTGACGATCCTCTCGGCCACCCTCCTGGCGGTCCCGTTCACCGGCTGCAAAGGAAAGACCGAAACCGGCACTGCCACGGCCCCCGCCAAGAAGGCCGGGGAAGTGATCGCCGAGGTTAACGGCGACACCATCACCACCGGCGACTTCCAGAAGGAGCTGGAAAACCTTCCCCCCTACCTGAAGCCCATGGCCGACACTGCCGAAGGGAAAAAGGAACTCCTCGATACCATGGTGGTCCGGGAGCTGATCCTCCAGCAGGCCAGAAAGGACGGCCTGGACAAGAGCCCCGACGTGGCAGCCAAGCTGGAGGAGCTCAAGAAGCGGGTCGTAGTGGAGGCGTTCCTCAAGAAGAAAGTGGAGGAGCAGGCCAAAGTCTCCGACGAGGAGATGAAGAAATTCTACGAAGAAAACAAGGACAAATTCAAGACCGGTCCCCAGGTCCACGCGAGCCACATTCTCATGAAGAGCGAGGACGAAGCCCAGAAGGTCCTCAAGGAACTCAAAGAAGGGGGGAACTTCGAGGAGCTGGCCAAGAAGCACTCCATCGACTCCGCCGCGGCCAAGGGAGGCGACCTGGGATGGTTCAGCAAGGGCTCCATGGTCCCCGAATTCGAAAAGGTGGTATTCGGCCTGAAAGAGGGGGAAACCTCCGGCATCGTCAAGACCAAGTTCGGCTACCACATTATCAAGCTGACCGGCAAGCGGCCGGCCGGCATCCGTACCTTCGACGAGGTGAAAGAGCAGCTCAGGGCAGCCATCCTCCCCAGCAAGCAGCAGGAAGTCTTCCAGAAGCTCAAGGATGACATCAAGAAGGGGGCCAAGGTCACCATCAAGGAGGACGTCCTCAAGGGAATCGGAGGCGCCGCCGCGGAAAAGCCGGCACCCGCGGGCCCCGAGAGCACTCCGGCAAAGAAAGCGGAAACGAAGTAAGCGCACCGGGGCTGCCGGCAGCAACGTCGGCAGCCCCGTGCCCCCTCCCCAACGGAAACCATGATCAAAACCCTCATCACAGCCACCCTTGTCCTTATCGCCACCCTTCCCTCACCGTCACACGCAGAGGTGGTCAACCGGATTCTTGCCGTCGTCAACGACGAAATCATCACCTCCTACGCGGTCGAGAAGGAAAAGGCCACTATCCTCAAAGAGGCTGAGCGCCAGCAGCCTCCGCCCCCCCCTGAATCCCTCGTCCATCTGGACGAGACGGCCCTTAACCGCCTCATCGACAAGAAGCTCGTGGAGCAGAAAGTCCGGGAGCTGGACATCAAGGTAAGCGAAGAGGAAGTCCGGCAGGCCATCGAGGACGTGAAGCGGCAGAACAAGCTCTCCCAGGAGTCCCTCGTATCGGCCCTGGCCAATCAGGGGCTCTCCTTCGACCAGTACAAGGTCCAGATCCGCGAACAGCTGGAGCGGCTGCGCCTTGTAAGCCAGGAGGTGCGGTCGAAGATCCAGGTCGGTGAACGGGAGATGCGGGAGTACTACGAGGCGAACCCCGGCCGGTTTGGCGGCGAGGAGAACTTCCGGGCCCGCAACATCTACTTCAAGCTCGATGAAAAGATGCCGGCCGACCAGGTGAAGAAGATCATGACCACCGCCCTGACCGTCCTCCACGAGGCCCGTGACGGCAAGGACTTTGCCGAACTGGCCCGCCAGCACTCAGACGACCCTGCGGCAAAGAATACCGGTGGCGATCTGGGAACCTTCCGCAAGGGGGACATCCTCCCCGAATTCGAGGAGAGCCTCATAAAGATGAAGCCGGGCGAGGTGAGCGACCTCATCTATGTCTCGGGGGGGCTCCACATCGTCAAGCTGGAGGCACGCTTCGCCGGCACACCGAAACCCTTCGAACAGGTCAAGGCCGAAGTGGAGGACATCCTCTACCGGAAAAAGTCGGAAGAGCGCTTCAACCAGTGGGTGGCCGACCTCCGCAAGGGGGCGGCCATAGAGATTAGACAGGAAACGGGGACCGGGGACCGGGGACCAGCAAAACCGTAAACCAACCTCCACCCGCTTCTCGCCGACTTTTGGTTCGGATGCTCTTGACGTTTTTCTTCGCTTTTACCGATCCCTGGTCCCCGGTCCCGGCCTTTACAGCCCCTTGCCCCGCAACTCCTCCACCAGGGTCTTCTGCTCCGGGGTAAGGCTCTCGGGCACTGACACCCCAATCCGCACGAAAAGATCTCCCTTTCCCGCCTTCCCCATGCGGGGGAAGCCGAGCCCCTTGAGGCGGATCTTGGTCCCCGGCTGGATGCCGGCGGGTATCTTGATCCGCTTGGTACCCTCCAAGGTTGGCACGTCGAGGGAGGCACCGAGGAGGGCGTCGGTAAAGCGGATCTTCCGCTCCACCACGATGTCATCACCCTCCCGAGTGAAATGGGGATCGGTTCCCACCTTGATGATCAGGTAGAGGTCGCCGGTTGGTCCGCCGCCATGGCCAAAGCCCCCCTTCCCCGCTACCCGAAGCCGCGCGCCGTCCTCCACCCCGGCCGGTATCTTGACGGCGAGCTCCTCCCGCTTCCCGTCTCGCATGAAGGCCACTCGCTTTTCTCCGCCGTCATACGATTCCCGGAACGTAACGGGAACCTCCATGGTGAAGTCCTCGCCCCGCCGGCGACCGCCACCGAAGCCGAACCCACCCTGGCGGAAACCGCCGGCGCCGCCGAAGATGCGGGAGAAGATGTCGTCGGTGCCGAACCCCATGTCCTTGAAGATGTCCCCCACGTCAAACCCGCGGAAGATGTCCTCCTGGCTGTAGCGCTGGTGGAAGCCGCTGGAGCCGAACTGGTCGTACTGGGCCCGCTTCTGGGGATCGGAGAGGACCGCATAGGCCTCGTTGATCTCCTTGAATTTGTCCTCGGCCCCCTTGTCGCCGGGATTTTTGTCGGGATGGTACTTGACGGCCAGCTTCCGGTAAGCTTTCTTGATCTCAGCTTCAGTGGCCCCTTTCTTCAGGCCGAGTACCTCGTAGTAATCCGTTTGCGCCATCTGAAAATCCTTTCCGTAGGTCTTGAAAGAATGTAAGCGCTCCGGAGTACCCTGTCAACGGTTCAGCTGGAGAAGGCTCCATGTTTACTTTCTTGACAGCCGCCCATGCAGGGTCTATCAATGATCAGAGTGCATTCATCGAACGGCGAGGAGCAGGGATGAAAAAAGTTATCGTGGTGGGGGGCGGCATTTCTGGGCTCGCAACCGCCTTTGAGCTGCGCAATAAAGGAGCAGAGGCGGGCATCGAGCTGGATGTGACCCTGCTGGAAAAGGAAGAGCGGGTCGGCGGCAAGATCTGGAGCATCAAGGAGGAGGGATACCTCTGCGAGTGGGGGCCCAACGGCTTTCTGGACTCCAAGCCCCAGACCCTCGACCTCTGCCGGGACCTGGGTGCCTCGGAAAGGCTCCTGCGGAGTAACGATAACGCCCGTAAGCGCTTCATCTACACCGGGGGCGTTCTGAACCGGCTCCCCGAGAACGGCCCCACGTTTCTCAAGAGCAGCCTCATCTCGTGGCCCGGCAAACTCCGCTTGGCAATGGAACCCTTCATCTCGAAGCGGACCGACGGCACCGACGAGACCCTCGCCTCCTTTGGCCGCCGGCGCCTCGGCGAGGAGGCCCTCCAGAAGCTCATCTCCCCCATGGTGTCGGGGATCTTCGCCGGCGACCCGGAAACCATGTCGCTCCGCTCCTGCTTCCCCCGCATCGCGGAACTGGAGGACGAATACGGTAGCCTCATAAAAGCCATGATCAAACTGGCGAAAAAGAAGAAGCAGGAAGCGGCCCAGGGAAAGGCGGTATCGAGCGCCGCCGGCCCCGGTGGAGTCCTCACCTCTTTCCGATGGGGGATCCAGGAGCTGACCGACATCCTGGCGGAGCAGCTCGGTTCCGCGACCGTGGTTACGGGTCAGCCCGTGACGGGCTTGACCAGGGGATCGAGCGTCCCGTGGCGGCTGAAGACACCCACCGTCGATATCGACGCCGACGTGGTGATTCTCGCCTCGCCGGCCCATGCCACCGCCGGCATCGTCAGCGGCGTTGACGCCGCCATGGCCCAGGTGCTGGGGGAGATCCCCTACGCCTCCATGACCGTGGTCTGCTTCGGCTTCGAACGGGAGCGGATCGCCTACGACCTGAACGGCTTCGGCTACCTGATCCCCAAGGATGAGGGGATGAACACCCTCGGTACCCTCTGGGACTCCAGCATCTTCGAAAACCGTGCCCCAGAGGGTAAGGTGTTACTGCGGAGCATGCTCGGCGGCGCCTGCTTCCCCGAGTACGTGAAACTTTCCGACGCGGAGGTGATGCAGCGGGTGAAGGCAGATCTCAAGGCGACCATGGGAATCACGGCGGACCCCTCCTTCATCAGGATCTTCCGCCATCCCCAGGCCATCCCCCAGTACACCGTCGGCCACGGAAAGCGCTTGGCGGCCCTCCAGGAACGCTCCTCGGCCCTCCCGGGGCTCTTCCTTACCGGAAACTCCTACCGCGGCATCGGCCTCAACGACTGCGCCACCGCCGCCAACCGCACCACCGACGAGGTGGTGGCCTATCTGAAGGGCCGATAGTTAATGCTTGAACATACGACGATCACATTCTATTCTTCCCGTACCCCGTACGGGCATTCACACCAATACCAAGGAGGAAGACCATGAAGAAAACCCTGCTGACCCTGACCGCCTGCATCACCCTCGGCGCCTTTGCCGGTATCGCTTCGGCCGCCGACTACACCATCCCCTCCCCCTCTGCCGAGCTCCAGAAGAGGGAGGATAAGGCAAAGGAAAAGGTCCAGAAGAAGGAAAAGGCCGCGAAAGAGAAGCTTGCCGAAAAGGAAAAGAAGGTCTCCGACAAGCAGACCGACGTAAAGGAGCAGGTTGAGAAGAAAAAAGCCCAGGCCACTGAAAAGCACGAAAAGGTAAAGAGCAAAGTGAAGCAGAAGAAGGAGAAGGCCAAGCAGATGAAGGAAGCCGGGAAGAAAGAAGTGCAGGACTTGAAAGAGATGAAGTAACCGCCACAGACTACGACGCCAGTCTTCGGGGGGGGCCGCGCCAGCAGCCTCCCCGCTTTAGTTTTATCCATCCGGCAGCTCACGCTACCTGTAGTTCTTCCTCCGGAACAGCCCCGTCTTGAGCGACACGATCCGATCCAAAAAGAGGATCCCGTCCAGATGGTCCATCTCGTGCTGGATGGCGACCGCCTCGAAGCCGCTGGCGGAGATCTCCCGCTCCGTCCCCTCCCCGTCCCGGAACCGGACGGTGATGGTGGTGGCCCGCTCTACGTCGCCGGTGTAGTCTGGGACGCTCATGCATCCCTCCCGCATGATAGCCGCACCTTCCCGGTGGACGATCTCGGGGTTTACCATGACAAGGACACCGTGGTTGTTCTCCTTGCCGTGACGGCTTCCGGAGACGTCCACCACGCAGACCCTGAGGGTGGCGCCGATCTGGGGTGCGGCGACCCCGACGGAGCCGGGTCCGGCACGCATGGTGTCCAGAAGGTCGTCGATAAGACCCCGGATCTCGTCGTCGATAACGGCGACGGCATGGCTCACCTTCTTTAGAACGGGATGGGGATAGCAGAGGATGGGCTGTGCGGGCATGGCGTCAGAGGGAGACCGGCGTGATGGATCGCACCGAAATCTCCACGTTCATCTCCTTCTTAATCTTGTCGAACATTGCCGCCACGTCTTCCACGACAATACCTTCCGGTAGTGCCGCCTCCAGCATCAGGACGTAGACCGGCTCTTCCTTGGTGCCGATGAGCTTGGTATTGAGGTCGGTAATATTCACCTTCCGCTCTGCCAGCTCATTTGTCACGCGGTAGATGATCCCGGGCCGGTCGGAGCCGTAGACCGAAACCATGCAGAGCTCCCCTTCCGGCGCCTGGTAGGCCACCTCGTCGGGGGAAAGGGTCCGGGCCGCCACCGTGAGCCCCATCTCTTCCGCCACTCCCCGGAACTCCTCCAGAATCCTCCCCTTGCTGAAGGGTTTCTCATGGGAGACGATGAGAATCATGGAGAACTCCCCCCCGAGCATGGTGGAGCTGGAATCCTCGACGTTGCACCCCAGCCGGTAGAGGACCCCGGCCGTTGCGGCCACGATACCGGGGCGGTCTTTTCCCACAACCGTGACGGCGTAGTGGGCAAGGGAATCCGTTTTCTTCGTGCTCATCATGGAAAGGGTCTCCTTCGGTGATCGGCGCGCTATTCCGCAGCGGGTAGACGTCGACTCTAGCAGATGGCGCCGCCAATGGCAAGGTGCGGATGAGGTTCCTCAGGGCCAGGACTTCACTCGACCGGCCGAACGATTATATTGAGCACGAAACTGACGACGCTGAAGACGAGTGCGCCTAGAATGGCGCTCCCGATGCCGGCGATGTTGAATCCCGGGACGATCCAGGCGGCCAGGGCAAAGACGGCGCCGTTCACCACGAGGGTGAAGAGGCCGAGGGTGAGCACCGTGATCGGCAGGGTGAAAAAGGAGATGATGGGCCTGAGTACCGCGTTGAGGAAGCCCAGCACAAGGGCCGCAAGGAAAAGAGTACCGCTACCGGCGATGCTGATGCCGGGAACCAGGCGGACCACGGCAAAGAGGGCCACTGCGTTGACAATCAATTTAAGGATAATTCCGAGCATTGTGTGATGTCTCCCTACCGGTCTTTTAGCCGGCCCCATTCGTAGATCTGAGCGCCCCGATGAGTTGCTCGGGAAGCCGGCGGGGCTTCATCCCAGGCCGGACGCAGACGAGGGTGACGCGCCCCTCCACGAGGGTCTTTCCGTCTTCCGCCCTCACTACCCGCTGCCTCAGGGAGAACGTGGCCTTCCCCACCTCAAGCACCTCGGTTTCCACCCGGAGGAGGTCATCGAGGACCGCCGACGCCCGGAAATCCACCTCCATCCGCACTACCGGGAAGACGGCACCCTCGTCGGCCAACTCCCGCACCGACAGTCCCCGCCGGCGGAGGAACTCGCACCTCCCCCGCTCGAAAAAACCCAGGTAGCGGGCATGGTAGACAATCCCTCCGGCATCGGTGTCCTCATAGTAGACGCGAAACTCCATTCCTTCCCCTCCCATGGCAAAAAAAAGAGGCCCGGGGCCTCTTTATGAGCGGCACCTTAGCGCTGCTACTTGAATTTCAGAACCACGCTGTGGAGCGAGCCGGTGTTCTGGTCCCGGAGCTGCATCCGCAGTTCCCGCGCCGTATCCGCCTCGGCAGGGAAGAAGAGGAAGCCGCTGGCGATGCTCCCGGCCGGGAGGGTCTTCCCTTCCAGCCCCTTGGCCCGAATGTCGTTGATAATGGATCGCTCCCGTTCCCCCGAGGTTCCCCCCTTGAGGCCGCCGGCAACGGCACCACCGGCACCACCGATGGCAGCCCCCTTGCCGACCGCCTCGCCGATGCTCTGCCCGGAGACAATGCCAATTGCAGCGCCGAGAACGGCACCACCGACGGCGCCAAGAATGGCACCCTTTCCGGTTTCACTTCCGAAGAAGGAGGCGAACTGGGTCGATTTCTCGATCCGGTCCACGGCCACCGCGTTGGGGACCACCTGGAAGTAGCGGTTCTGGTCGTTCACCAGGAAGGTCTGATTGGAGACAATCTCCATGTTTTTCGCTCCCTGGTTGGTCATGACGATCTGAACGGGAATGAGGCCGCTCCCCTTGATGTCGAAGCCGAAGGCGTTCTGGGCGGCCCCGCTGTCGGCGTAGGCCTCGCCGCCGATGGTGACGCCGCTTACCACGAGCCGGTTCACGTAGTCCTCGGCGGGCCGGAAACCGACGTACTGGCTCCGGTAGGGGGTGCAGGCCGAGATCAGCATCAGGGGGATAAGCAGGGTGGCGCCTTTCTTGAGCATGGCATGCTTCATGGCTTGTTCACTCCTTGGTGATGATGTGAATGGAACTGTGAAAAGATTATCACGCTTCTTTCCCGTGACAATCATCATCCGTGGCTCAATGTGCCCAAAAAAGCGGCATCAGATTTTTCGATGTAACGGGTTTTCTCGAGCAGAGACAGGGCACAGGCTCATTTATACCCCAAAACCGTCCACACGCGAATCTGGTGTCAATAACGCGAAAACAGTCTATGACTCGTTTTTTCGTCCCATTACGATGAGGCTTCGCCCGTCACCGGAGAACGGCAGAGGGAATTCCAGCACCTGGCGGATCTCCACACCGAGCACCTCCAGGGCGGGGCGGGACGTCTCGGCCTCCTCGCGGCCCCCCTGCCCCTTCATGGCGACAATGGCACCGTTTGGCCTCAGGAGGGGCAGCGCCATGCGGACAAAGGTGGGGATGTCGGAGAAGGCCCGGGAAACGATCCAGTCGAAGTGACCGGCGAACCGCCCGGCCAGTTCCT contains the following coding sequences:
- the hemG gene encoding protoporphyrinogen oxidase, producing MKKVIVVGGGISGLATAFELRNKGAEAGIELDVTLLEKEERVGGKIWSIKEEGYLCEWGPNGFLDSKPQTLDLCRDLGASERLLRSNDNARKRFIYTGGVLNRLPENGPTFLKSSLISWPGKLRLAMEPFISKRTDGTDETLASFGRRRLGEEALQKLISPMVSGIFAGDPETMSLRSCFPRIAELEDEYGSLIKAMIKLAKKKKQEAAQGKAVSSAAGPGGVLTSFRWGIQELTDILAEQLGSATVVTGQPVTGLTRGSSVPWRLKTPTVDIDADVVILASPAHATAGIVSGVDAAMAQVLGEIPYASMTVVCFGFERERIAYDLNGFGYLIPKDEGMNTLGTLWDSSIFENRAPEGKVLLRSMLGGACFPEYVKLSDAEVMQRVKADLKATMGITADPSFIRIFRHPQAIPQYTVGHGKRLAALQERSSALPGLFLTGNSYRGIGLNDCATAANRTTDEVVAYLKGR
- the mfd gene encoding transcription-repair coupling factor, whose product is MPLVDSQLIDRITGHLAPKTGRVTLTGLKGSAPAYLLAQLLKTAERPLLVIAPDADRAAEICTELRFFSGRPFDVLSFPAWDVAPFEKGSPHADVTGQRLACLRRLMDRKTAAVVTTPDALRQRVLPRTMLDNASLYFLPGEESNRDEFLAKLVTLGYLNVPLVEDRGTFAVRGGIVDIFPPGFEQPVRIEFFGDFVETIRAFDPLSQRSLAPLEELLLLPSREMVLTDEVLKSASHHIKARCDELEISPVARRELLEQLQQGLYPTGVEWLLPLFHPRLETLFDYAGDAVRVVLDPEALAEEDERFDRELVTAEDQARERGDLFASPAEFFLTASETAGSIEAGRLVTIPYLTVTGESDEKTALALDIQENTDLKVDVSSDSERILKPLVTRLNGWLEERQRVIVACHQRGQAQRLYELLSHYPLPLNISDRPFPAERERDDGKVDVVIGDLSRGFRLPEEKLIVIAEEEIFGRRQKRRGVSELRKKQIMTSLAELKPGDYMVHLDHGIGIYRGLQHISLSGCAGDFILLEYAGGDKLYLPVDRLNLVQRYVGAEGLEPRVDKLGGTSWEKAKGKARAAVQEMAGELLQIYAARQLHEGHAFSPPDDLYREFEASFAYEETSDQMSAIMDVIGDMTSAKPMDRLVCGDVGYGKTEVAMRGAFKAVMDGKQVAVLVPTTVLAQQHLETFKARLGAYPVTVEMLSRFRTPKEQKEILEKVKKGAIDVIIGTHRLLQSDVTFKDLGLLIVDEEQRFGVTHKEKLKKYKAVVDILTLTATPIPRTLYMSMMGIRDLSIIDTPPVDRLAVKTFVARSSDDLIREAVMRELRRGGQIFFVHNRVQSIMNWAEHLRRIVPEAKIAVGHGQMDEGELEKVMLGFMHGETNLLLCTTIIESGLDIPNANTLIIDRADTFGLAQLYQLRGRVGRSKQRAYAYLLIPGEGAISSDARERLKIIQELTELGAGFRLATHDLEIRGAGDILGAKQSGNIAAVGFDLYTELLEEAIQNLKGEERLERVEPEINLRIPAFVPEDYVREPNQRLIIYKKLTQAESEEEVDEVMAELVDRFGKLPLAATYLLEVMKLRIHFKRFLITMAEFDGRRLCLSFHQKTPVPPDTIIGLIRSNPKRYQFSPDFRLTAELADTSFEGVLEEARNLLKRLG
- a CDS encoding glycine cleavage system protein R, which translates into the protein MSTKKTDSLAHYAVTVVGKDRPGIVAATAGVLYRLGCNVEDSSSTMLGGEFSMILIVSHEKPFSKGRILEEFRGVAEEMGLTVAARTLSPDEVAYQAPEGELCMVSVYGSDRPGIIYRVTNELAERKVNITDLNTKLIGTKEEPVYVLMLEAALPEGIVVEDVAAMFDKIKKEMNVEISVRSITPVSL
- a CDS encoding phage holin family protein — translated: MLGIILKLIVNAVALFAVVRLVPGISIAGSGTLFLAALVLGFLNAVLRPIISFFTLPITVLTLGLFTLVVNGAVFALAAWIVPGFNIAGIGSAILGALVFSVVSFVLNIIVRPVE
- a CDS encoding peptidylprolyl isomerase yields the protein MKRTAVLTILSATLLAVPFTGCKGKTETGTATAPAKKAGEVIAEVNGDTITTGDFQKELENLPPYLKPMADTAEGKKELLDTMVVRELILQQARKDGLDKSPDVAAKLEELKKRVVVEAFLKKKVEEQAKVSDEEMKKFYEENKDKFKTGPQVHASHILMKSEDEAQKVLKELKEGGNFEELAKKHSIDSAAAKGGDLGWFSKGSMVPEFEKVVFGLKEGETSGIVKTKFGYHIIKLTGKRPAGIRTFDEVKEQLRAAILPSKQQEVFQKLKDDIKKGAKVTIKEDVLKGIGGAAAEKPAPAGPESTPAKKAETK
- a CDS encoding DnaJ C-terminal domain-containing protein, producing the protein MAQTDYYEVLGLKKGATEAEIKKAYRKLAVKYHPDKNPGDKGAEDKFKEINEAYAVLSDPQKRAQYDQFGSSGFHQRYSQEDIFRGFDVGDIFKDMGFGTDDIFSRIFGGAGGFRQGGFGFGGGRRRGEDFTMEVPVTFRESYDGGEKRVAFMRDGKREELAVKIPAGVEDGARLRVAGKGGFGHGGGPTGDLYLIIKVGTDPHFTREGDDIVVERKIRFTDALLGASLDVPTLEGTKRIKIPAGIQPGTKIRLKGLGFPRMGKAGKGDLFVRIGVSVPESLTPEQKTLVEELRGKGL
- the def gene encoding peptide deformylase, which produces MPAQPILCYPHPVLKKVSHAVAVIDDEIRGLIDDLLDTMRAGPGSVGVAAPQIGATLRVCVVDVSGSRHGKENNHGVLVMVNPEIVHREGAAIMREGCMSVPDYTGDVERATTITVRFRDGEGTEREISASGFEAVAIQHEMDHLDGILFLDRIVSLKTGLFRRKNYR
- a CDS encoding YbgC/FadM family acyl-CoA thioesterase, with translation MEFRVYYEDTDAGGIVYHARYLGFFERGRCEFLRRRGLSVRELADEGAVFPVVRMEVDFRASAVLDDLLRVETEVLEVGKATFSLRQRVVRAEDGKTLVEGRVTLVCVRPGMKPRRLPEQLIGALRSTNGAG
- a CDS encoding peptidylprolyl isomerase; this encodes MIKTLITATLVLIATLPSPSHAEVVNRILAVVNDEIITSYAVEKEKATILKEAERQQPPPPPESLVHLDETALNRLIDKKLVEQKVRELDIKVSEEEVRQAIEDVKRQNKLSQESLVSALANQGLSFDQYKVQIREQLERLRLVSQEVRSKIQVGEREMREYYEANPGRFGGEENFRARNIYFKLDEKMPADQVKKIMTTALTVLHEARDGKDFAELARQHSDDPAAKNTGGDLGTFRKGDILPEFEESLIKMKPGEVSDLIYVSGGLHIVKLEARFAGTPKPFEQVKAEVEDILYRKKSEERFNQWVADLRKGAAIEIRQETGTGDRGPAKP